The DNA window CACGGTGCTAAACGCCGACAACCGTTCGATAAGGCTGGTCCAGGTCAGCAGGGATGCCTGACAGACCGCGGGCGCTGCCCGCGCTGGTACACAACTTGGCGCTGATACTTGCAGGCGCTGCACAGACTCTCAGCTTTTCTCCCTTTTACCTCTGGCCGTTAGGACTGGTATCGCTCCTGGCGGTGCTTCACCTGACCAAGCGCACGGCATCAGAGAAGCTGTTCCGGGACGGCTGGCTAGTCGGTCTCGGGTTGTTCGGTAGCGGTACTTCCTGGGTCTACGTCAGCATTCATGACTATGGCATGACCTCGGTGCCCGTCGCTGCCGCACTTACCCTGGTATTCGTTGCAGGCCTTGCCCTCTTTCCCGCACTCGGGTTCTGGCTGTGGGGCAAACTGACCTCCTCAGCTGCTACGCGGCTCTGGCTTTTTCCCGCCGTTTGGGTTCTGACCGACTGGGTTCGCGGCTTTCTTTTTACCGGTTTCCCCTGGCTGTACCTGGGGACTAGTCAGGTGGATGGTCCGCTGGCGCCCTGGGCGCCCGTGATCGGTGTCCATGGGGTCACTTTGCTCCTGGCCGCCAGTGCGACGTTGCTCTACGGAGCCTTTGTCGCTTATCGGCAGCGCTCAGGTTCGAAGGAGCCGGCCGTTCTCCTGTGTCTGGCTGTCCTGCCATGGCTGACTGCCTGGCCGCTTGGGAGCCTGAACTGGACGGAGCGGGAGCCACGCCCCATTTCCTTCGCGGCCATGCAGGGCAATATCCCCCAGCAGATAAAGTGGGAGCCCGCGCACCTGCGGGATCAGCTCGTGCAGTATCTCACCATGACGGAAGGATACTGGGACCGGGACCTTATCCTCTGGCCGGAGACAGCGATTCCTGTGCCCAGTCCCGACGCCGGCCCGATCGTTGACAGAATCGAGGAGAAGGCCGCCGAGCACGGGACGACCCTGCTTACTGGTATACCCTGGTTTGGTTATTCTGAAGAACTCCAACGGGAAACCTTCCATAACAGCATGACCGTTATAGGCGACGGCGACGGCTTCTATCACAAACAGAAACTGGTGCCTTTTGGCGAGTATGTGCCGCTTGAGGTCTGGTTGAGGGGGTTGATAGGTTTTTTCGACCTGCCCATGTCGAGCTTTTCTCCCGGCCCTGCTGAGCAGGCGCTACTCAGCATCGGCGGGCGCTCGGTGAACGCGTTTATTTGTTATGAGATTGCGTACCCCGACTTTGTGGCTGCCGGCAGTCGGGGCACGGACTACCTTGTGACGGTGTCCAACGATGCCTGGTTTGGCAATTCCATTGCACCCTTGCAGCATTTGCAGCTGGCGCGCATGCGGGCACTCGAGACCAGCCGATTCGTCTTGCGGGGCACCAACAACGGTGTCACCGCATTGATCGACGAGCACGGTCAGGTGCTTCAGTCGGCACCCCGGTTCGAGGTAGCCGTGCTGAGTGGAGAACTCTATCCGGTGAAAGGCGCGACACCCTTCATGCGCTGGCAGTCCTGGCCTGTATTGGTTCTGCTTGGGTTAATCCTGGGCGCTGCCAAGTGGCTCAAGCGCAAATCCAGGACAGGTTAGCTTTTCAACCCGAGACACCCCGTCACTGTACATCCTCTATTTCAGGCGTTGCCGGCCATCGCCCTGTGACGCGTTCAAAATAGTGGGACTCGCAATGGTGACACGGTTCCAGGTGGGTCGTCTCAGTCAGGCAGAGGGTGTGCTCGCACTCCAGGCACCTGAGTACACCAGCCGTTGCGATTTCGCCGCTCATGTACTGCCCCGGGCTGTGGCTGATCCGTTGCTCCAGCTCCAGAGAATCAACCTGGGTTTTGTCGGCAATGCTCAGGAGCAGCTCGAGTAACTGGTGCTCCACAAGGCTTAGGTCCAGCCTCAGCCAATCGCCGACCCCCTCCCCCGTTTCGTTCACGAACTGGACCAGATGGCCAAGATCGCGCCGCAAGTAGGCGCCGAGGAGGCTCGCTTCATCTTTGCTGAGCCGCTCAATACCTTCTTCAAACTCGACCGCTTCGTCAATCTCGGTTTTTAGCCCATCCCAAGTACGATTTTCGGTATCAGCGAGGCGTCTCTCGATGCGGCCCAGCATCCGGTCATACGCCTGCACCGCTTCCGGTCTCAGGTTTTTCCGTTCCTGGTTGTCCATGATGCAATTCCCTGTTGTTAATTGATTGTGGTGCTGCAGTGTCAGAGTCGTTTTGCCCAGCCTCACAAAATTACAGTCCCGGCAGCCAGACAGCGCAAGCCCCTTAGGTTAGAATAGTTCCCTTTCGGTGCAAACTGCCGGGTGTCAGTCAAAGGCTTTATAAAGCCATTTGACTGCCTCTCAGCCTGATTGTCACCCTCCCTGATAATTTCAGACCCCAGTACGGTTGGATAAGGCAAAGGCAAGAATGGAAGAGCACTACCGCCCCCGCGAAGTAGAACAGGCCGCGCAGAAGTATTGGCAGGAAAACGAGAGCTTCAAGGTTACAGAAGACCCGGCAAAACCCAAGTACTACTGCCTCTCCATGTTCCCCTACCCCAGCGGCAAGCTGCATATGGGGCACGTGCGAAACTACACCATCGGCGATGTGATCAGTCGTTACCAGCGCTTGCTGGGCAAGAACGTCCTGCAGCCCATGGGCTGGGACGCTTTCGGGCTCCCCGCGGAAAACGCCGCAATCAGCAATAAAACAGCCCCAGCCCGATGGACCTATGCCAACATCGAGTACATGAAGAACCAGCTGCAGCAGCTGGGTTTTGGCTACGACTGGTCGCGGGAGCTGGCCACCTGCAAGCCGGAGTACTACCGTTGGGAGCAATGGTTTTTCACCCGGCTGTATGAGAAAGGCCTGGTCTACAAAAAAATGTCGACGGTGAACTGGGACCCCGTTGATCAGACCGTGCTCGCTAACGAGCAGGTGGTGGATGGCCGCGGCTGGCGTTCCGGGGCTCTGGTGGAACAGAAAGAGATACCGCAATGGTTCATACGCATCACCGACTATGCGGAAGAACTGCTGCAAGACCTGGATAAGCTTGAAGACTGGCCCGAGCAGGTCAAGGCCATGCAACGCAACTGGATCGGGCGCTCGGAAGGCCTTGAGTTGACCTTTCAGTTGCAAGACGCCGGCGAAGCGCTGACAGTTTTTACGACGCGCCCTGATACCTTGATGGGTGTCAGCTACATGGCCGTTGCCCCGCAGCATCCGCTGGCATTGAAAGCAGCTGAGCGTAGCCGGGATGTTGCCGACTTCATCGCAGAAAACAGAAACGCCGGCTTCGCCGAGGCTGACCTGGCGACCATGGAGAAAAAAGGAATCGACACCGGGTATCACGCCGTACACCCCATTACCCAGGAAGAGATTCCCGTCTGGATCGCCAATTTCGTTCTGATGAGCTACGGCTCAGGGGCGGTGATGTCCGTTCCCGGCCACGATGAGCGTGATCACGAGTTTGCGCGCAAGTACGGCCTTCCCATCAAGCAGGTCATTGCCCCCCGCGATGGCCGCGAAATCGATATTCACGAGGAACCTCTGACCGAGAAAGGGCTGCTTGTTTCTTCAGGTGCGTACAGTGGCATGTCCTCAGCAGAAGCGTTTGACGCTATCTCGGCGCGGCTGGAGCAGGAAGGCATCGGTCAGCGCAAGGTCAACTACCGGCTGCGCGACTGGGGTGTGTCCCGGCAGCGTTACTGGGGCGCGCCGATCCCCATGATGACCCTGGAAGATGGGTCTGAGGTCTGCGTGCCGGAGGACGAGCTACCTATCAGACTGCCCGAAGATGTCGAGATGGACGGTGTAACCTCGCCGATCAAGTCTGACCCGGCATGGGCCC is part of the Hydrocarboniclastica marina genome and encodes:
- the lnt gene encoding apolipoprotein N-acyltransferase: MPDRPRALPALVHNLALILAGAAQTLSFSPFYLWPLGLVSLLAVLHLTKRTASEKLFRDGWLVGLGLFGSGTSWVYVSIHDYGMTSVPVAAALTLVFVAGLALFPALGFWLWGKLTSSAATRLWLFPAVWVLTDWVRGFLFTGFPWLYLGTSQVDGPLAPWAPVIGVHGVTLLLAASATLLYGAFVAYRQRSGSKEPAVLLCLAVLPWLTAWPLGSLNWTEREPRPISFAAMQGNIPQQIKWEPAHLRDQLVQYLTMTEGYWDRDLILWPETAIPVPSPDAGPIVDRIEEKAAEHGTTLLTGIPWFGYSEELQRETFHNSMTVIGDGDGFYHKQKLVPFGEYVPLEVWLRGLIGFFDLPMSSFSPGPAEQALLSIGGRSVNAFICYEIAYPDFVAAGSRGTDYLVTVSNDAWFGNSIAPLQHLQLARMRALETSRFVLRGTNNGVTALIDEHGQVLQSAPRFEVAVLSGELYPVKGATPFMRWQSWPVLVLLGLILGAAKWLKRKSRTG
- the leuS gene encoding leucine--tRNA ligase, giving the protein MEEHYRPREVEQAAQKYWQENESFKVTEDPAKPKYYCLSMFPYPSGKLHMGHVRNYTIGDVISRYQRLLGKNVLQPMGWDAFGLPAENAAISNKTAPARWTYANIEYMKNQLQQLGFGYDWSRELATCKPEYYRWEQWFFTRLYEKGLVYKKMSTVNWDPVDQTVLANEQVVDGRGWRSGALVEQKEIPQWFIRITDYAEELLQDLDKLEDWPEQVKAMQRNWIGRSEGLELTFQLQDAGEALTVFTTRPDTLMGVSYMAVAPQHPLALKAAERSRDVADFIAENRNAGFAEADLATMEKKGIDTGYHAVHPITQEEIPVWIANFVLMSYGSGAVMSVPGHDERDHEFARKYGLPIKQVIAPRDGREIDIHEEPLTEKGLLVSSGAYSGMSSAEAFDAISARLEQEGIGQRKVNYRLRDWGVSRQRYWGAPIPMMTLEDGSEVCVPEDELPIRLPEDVEMDGVTSPIKSDPAWARASYHGQAATRETDTFDTFMESSWYYARYCSPGYQEGMLDPRAANYWLPVDQYIGGIEHAILHLLYSRFFHKLLRDVGLVESDEPFKRLLCQGMVLADTFYRESEDGGPKTWVSPKDVEVERDEKGRVVQAVHRDDGKPVLPAGISKMSKSKNNGIDPQSIIDQYGADTVRLFMIFAAPPEQSLEWSDSGVEGAYRFLRKLWRMVHDHAKDGVTVALNTSDLADRQKQLRRKTHETIAKVSDDISRRLTFNTAVAAVMELLNDIGRNEDTSDQARAVVQEALEAAVVLLSPITPHICHQLWQTLGHDEAVIDSRWPTVDESALTRDTLEIVLQVNGKLRSRVQVPADVSKATLEQLALEDENVQRFTEGKTVRKVIVVPGKLVNIVAN
- a CDS encoding zinc ribbon-containing protein — encoded protein: MDNQERKNLRPEAVQAYDRMLGRIERRLADTENRTWDGLKTEIDEAVEFEEGIERLSKDEASLLGAYLRRDLGHLVQFVNETGEGVGDWLRLDLSLVEHQLLELLLSIADKTQVDSLELEQRISHSPGQYMSGEIATAGVLRCLECEHTLCLTETTHLEPCHHCESHYFERVTGRWPATPEIEDVQ